Proteins from a genomic interval of Gossypium hirsutum isolate 1008001.06 chromosome A09, Gossypium_hirsutum_v2.1, whole genome shotgun sequence:
- the LOC107889096 gene encoding serine/threonine protein phosphatase 2A 55 kDa regulatory subunit B beta isoform isoform X1, translating to MKGGDEEVATPAGPPQPLDWKFSQVFGERIAGEEIQEVDIISAIEFDKTGDHLATGDRGGRVVLFERTDAKDHGLSRRDLERTDYPISRHPEFRYKTEFQSHEPEFDYLKSLEIEEKINKIRWCQTANSALFLLSTNDKTIKFWKVQEKKIKKISKIIADPSKAVGNGNVASSSNSNSPKPFPTNGVSPDRSCNHLGNDISFPPGGLPSLCLPVVVTSQETNLVARCRRVYGHAHDYHINSISNNSDGETFISADDLRINLWNLEISNQSFNIVDLKPANMEDLTEVITSAEFHPAHCNMLAYSSSKGSIRLIDLRQSALCDSHAKLFEESEAPGSRSFFTEIIASISDIKFAKDGRYILSRDYMTLKLWDINMDSGPVATFQVHEYLRPKLCDLYENDSIFDKFECCLSGDGLRVATGSYSNLFRVFGCAPGSTEATTLEATKNPMRRQVQTPSRPSRSLNSITRVVRQAETLGVDANGNSLDFTTKLLHLAWHPTENLIACVAANSLYMYYA from the exons ATGAAAGGAGGCGATGAGGAGGTCGCAACTCCGGCTGGCCCGCCACAGCCGTTGGATTGGAAATTTTCTCAGGTATTTGGTGAACGAATCGCTGGAGAAGAAATTCAAGAAG TTGATATTATTTCCGCAATTGAATTCGATAAAACTGGGGATCATCTTGCAACTGGTGACCGTGGGGGCCGTGTGGTTCTTTTTGAGAGGACAGATGCAAAGGAT CATGGTCTATCAAGAAGGGATCTAGAAAGAACGGATTATCCAATTAGTCGGCACCCTGAGTTCCGTTACAAGACAGAGTTCCAGAGCCATGAGCCTGAG tttGACTACCTCAAGAGCTTGGAAATAGAGGAAAAAATCAACAAAATCAGATGGTGCCAAACAGCCAATAGCGCACTGTTTCTCCTCTCCACCAATgataaaaccatcaaattttggAAG GTACAAGAAAAGAAGATcaagaaaatttctaaaattattgcTGACCCTTCGAAAGCTGTTGGAAATGGAAATGTTGCTAGTTCAAGTAATTCAAATAGCCCAAAACCTTTTCCTACAAATGGAGTCTCCCCCGACAGATCCTGCAACCATTTGGGCAATGACATCTCTTTCCCACCAGGAGGCCTTCCATCGCTATGTTTACCTGTGGTA GTAACAAGTCAGGAGACCAACCTAGTGGCGAGATGTCGAAGAGTATATGGCCATGCTCATGATTATCATATCAACTCTATTTCAAATAACAG TGATGGCGAAACCTTTATATCAGCTGATGATTTGCGTATAAATCTTTGGAACCTGGAAATTAGCAATCAAAGTTTCAATATTGTTGATTTAAAGCCTGCAAACATGGAGGATCTAACTG AGGTTATAACATCAGCAGAGTTTCACCCTGCCCACTGTAATATGTTGGCATATAGTAGCTCAAAGGGCTCGATTCGCCTCATTGATTTGCGGCAATCAGCTTTGTGTGATTCTCATGCCAAATT GTTTGAAGAATCAGAGGCACCTGGTTCTAGATCGTTTTTTACAGAGATAATCGCCTCAATATCAGATATTAAATTTGCCAAGGATGGAAGATATATTCTCAGCCGTGATTACATGACTCTTAAG TTATGGGACATAAACATGGATTCGGGTCCAGTTGCAACATTCCAGGTTCACGAATATTTAAGACCAAAG TTGTGTGATTTGTATGAAAACGATTCAATCTTTGACAAATTTGAGTGTTGCCTAAGCGGTGATGGATTGCGAGTTGCGACAGGTTCCTACAG CAATCTATTCCGTGTATTTGGTTGTGCCCCTGGAAGCACTGAGGCAACGACTTTGGAAGCCACCAAAAATCCAATGAG GAGACAAGTTCAGACACCCTCAAGGCCTTCCAGATCCCTAAACAGCATAACACGTGTTGTACGACAAG CAGAAACCCTCGGAGTTGATGCAAATGGAAACTCTCTTGATTTCACGACAAAGTTGCTGCACTTAGCGTGGCACCCCACCGAAAACTTGATAGCTTGTGTTGCTGCTAACAGCTTGTACATGTACTATGCATAA
- the LOC107889096 gene encoding serine/threonine protein phosphatase 2A 55 kDa regulatory subunit B beta isoform isoform X2 — protein sequence MKGGDEEVATPAGPPQPLDWKFSQVFGERIAGEEIQEVDIISAIEFDKTGDHLATGDRGGRVVLFERTDAKDHGLSRRDLERTDYPISRHPEFRYKTEFQSHEPEFDYLKSLEIEEKINKIRWCQTANSALFLLSTNDKTIKFWKVQEKKIKKISKIIADPSKAVGNGNVASSSNSNSPKPFPTNGVSPDRSCNHLGNDISFPPGGLPSLCLPVVVTSQETNLVARCRRVYGHAHDYHINSISNNSDGETFISADDLRINLWNLEISNQSFNIVDLKPANMEDLTEVITSAEFHPAHCNMLAYSSSKGSIRLIDLRQSALCDSHAKLFEESEAPGSRSFFTEIIASISDIKFAKDGRYILSRDYMTLKLWDINMDSGPVATFQVHEYLRPKLCDLYENDSIFDKFECCLSGDGLRVATGSYSNLFRVFGCAPGSTEATTLEATKNPMRRQVQTPSRPSRSLNSITRVVRQETLGVDANGNSLDFTTKLLHLAWHPTENLIACVAANSLYMYYA from the exons ATGAAAGGAGGCGATGAGGAGGTCGCAACTCCGGCTGGCCCGCCACAGCCGTTGGATTGGAAATTTTCTCAGGTATTTGGTGAACGAATCGCTGGAGAAGAAATTCAAGAAG TTGATATTATTTCCGCAATTGAATTCGATAAAACTGGGGATCATCTTGCAACTGGTGACCGTGGGGGCCGTGTGGTTCTTTTTGAGAGGACAGATGCAAAGGAT CATGGTCTATCAAGAAGGGATCTAGAAAGAACGGATTATCCAATTAGTCGGCACCCTGAGTTCCGTTACAAGACAGAGTTCCAGAGCCATGAGCCTGAG tttGACTACCTCAAGAGCTTGGAAATAGAGGAAAAAATCAACAAAATCAGATGGTGCCAAACAGCCAATAGCGCACTGTTTCTCCTCTCCACCAATgataaaaccatcaaattttggAAG GTACAAGAAAAGAAGATcaagaaaatttctaaaattattgcTGACCCTTCGAAAGCTGTTGGAAATGGAAATGTTGCTAGTTCAAGTAATTCAAATAGCCCAAAACCTTTTCCTACAAATGGAGTCTCCCCCGACAGATCCTGCAACCATTTGGGCAATGACATCTCTTTCCCACCAGGAGGCCTTCCATCGCTATGTTTACCTGTGGTA GTAACAAGTCAGGAGACCAACCTAGTGGCGAGATGTCGAAGAGTATATGGCCATGCTCATGATTATCATATCAACTCTATTTCAAATAACAG TGATGGCGAAACCTTTATATCAGCTGATGATTTGCGTATAAATCTTTGGAACCTGGAAATTAGCAATCAAAGTTTCAATATTGTTGATTTAAAGCCTGCAAACATGGAGGATCTAACTG AGGTTATAACATCAGCAGAGTTTCACCCTGCCCACTGTAATATGTTGGCATATAGTAGCTCAAAGGGCTCGATTCGCCTCATTGATTTGCGGCAATCAGCTTTGTGTGATTCTCATGCCAAATT GTTTGAAGAATCAGAGGCACCTGGTTCTAGATCGTTTTTTACAGAGATAATCGCCTCAATATCAGATATTAAATTTGCCAAGGATGGAAGATATATTCTCAGCCGTGATTACATGACTCTTAAG TTATGGGACATAAACATGGATTCGGGTCCAGTTGCAACATTCCAGGTTCACGAATATTTAAGACCAAAG TTGTGTGATTTGTATGAAAACGATTCAATCTTTGACAAATTTGAGTGTTGCCTAAGCGGTGATGGATTGCGAGTTGCGACAGGTTCCTACAG CAATCTATTCCGTGTATTTGGTTGTGCCCCTGGAAGCACTGAGGCAACGACTTTGGAAGCCACCAAAAATCCAATGAG GAGACAAGTTCAGACACCCTCAAGGCCTTCCAGATCCCTAAACAGCATAACACGTGTTGTACGACAAG AAACCCTCGGAGTTGATGCAAATGGAAACTCTCTTGATTTCACGACAAAGTTGCTGCACTTAGCGTGGCACCCCACCGAAAACTTGATAGCTTGTGTTGCTGCTAACAGCTTGTACATGTACTATGCATAA
- the LOC107889096 gene encoding serine/threonine protein phosphatase 2A 55 kDa regulatory subunit B beta isoform isoform X4: protein MKGGDEEVATPAGPPQPLDWKFSQVFGERIAGEEIQEVDIISAIEFDKTGDHLATGDRGGRVVLFERTDAKDHGLSRRDLERTDYPISRHPEFRYKTEFQSHEPEFDYLKSLEIEEKINKIRWCQTANSALFLLSTNDKTIKFWKVQEKKIKKISKIIADPSKAVGNGNVASSSNSNSPKPFPTNGVSPDRSCNHLGNDISFPPGGLPSLCLPVVTSQETNLVARCRRVYGHAHDYHINSISNNSDGETFISADDLRINLWNLEISNQSFNIVDLKPANMEDLTEVITSAEFHPAHCNMLAYSSSKGSIRLIDLRQSALCDSHAKLFEESEAPGSRSFFTEIIASISDIKFAKDGRYILSRDYMTLKLWDINMDSGPVATFQVHEYLRPKLCDLYENDSIFDKFECCLSGDGLRVATGSYSNLFRVFGCAPGSTEATTLEATKNPMRRQVQTPSRPSRSLNSITRVVRQETLGVDANGNSLDFTTKLLHLAWHPTENLIACVAANSLYMYYA, encoded by the exons ATGAAAGGAGGCGATGAGGAGGTCGCAACTCCGGCTGGCCCGCCACAGCCGTTGGATTGGAAATTTTCTCAGGTATTTGGTGAACGAATCGCTGGAGAAGAAATTCAAGAAG TTGATATTATTTCCGCAATTGAATTCGATAAAACTGGGGATCATCTTGCAACTGGTGACCGTGGGGGCCGTGTGGTTCTTTTTGAGAGGACAGATGCAAAGGAT CATGGTCTATCAAGAAGGGATCTAGAAAGAACGGATTATCCAATTAGTCGGCACCCTGAGTTCCGTTACAAGACAGAGTTCCAGAGCCATGAGCCTGAG tttGACTACCTCAAGAGCTTGGAAATAGAGGAAAAAATCAACAAAATCAGATGGTGCCAAACAGCCAATAGCGCACTGTTTCTCCTCTCCACCAATgataaaaccatcaaattttggAAG GTACAAGAAAAGAAGATcaagaaaatttctaaaattattgcTGACCCTTCGAAAGCTGTTGGAAATGGAAATGTTGCTAGTTCAAGTAATTCAAATAGCCCAAAACCTTTTCCTACAAATGGAGTCTCCCCCGACAGATCCTGCAACCATTTGGGCAATGACATCTCTTTCCCACCAGGAGGCCTTCCATCGCTATGTTTACCTGTG GTAACAAGTCAGGAGACCAACCTAGTGGCGAGATGTCGAAGAGTATATGGCCATGCTCATGATTATCATATCAACTCTATTTCAAATAACAG TGATGGCGAAACCTTTATATCAGCTGATGATTTGCGTATAAATCTTTGGAACCTGGAAATTAGCAATCAAAGTTTCAATATTGTTGATTTAAAGCCTGCAAACATGGAGGATCTAACTG AGGTTATAACATCAGCAGAGTTTCACCCTGCCCACTGTAATATGTTGGCATATAGTAGCTCAAAGGGCTCGATTCGCCTCATTGATTTGCGGCAATCAGCTTTGTGTGATTCTCATGCCAAATT GTTTGAAGAATCAGAGGCACCTGGTTCTAGATCGTTTTTTACAGAGATAATCGCCTCAATATCAGATATTAAATTTGCCAAGGATGGAAGATATATTCTCAGCCGTGATTACATGACTCTTAAG TTATGGGACATAAACATGGATTCGGGTCCAGTTGCAACATTCCAGGTTCACGAATATTTAAGACCAAAG TTGTGTGATTTGTATGAAAACGATTCAATCTTTGACAAATTTGAGTGTTGCCTAAGCGGTGATGGATTGCGAGTTGCGACAGGTTCCTACAG CAATCTATTCCGTGTATTTGGTTGTGCCCCTGGAAGCACTGAGGCAACGACTTTGGAAGCCACCAAAAATCCAATGAG GAGACAAGTTCAGACACCCTCAAGGCCTTCCAGATCCCTAAACAGCATAACACGTGTTGTACGACAAG AAACCCTCGGAGTTGATGCAAATGGAAACTCTCTTGATTTCACGACAAAGTTGCTGCACTTAGCGTGGCACCCCACCGAAAACTTGATAGCTTGTGTTGCTGCTAACAGCTTGTACATGTACTATGCATAA
- the LOC107889097 gene encoding ubiquitin carboxyl-terminal hydrolase 6 codes for MLTVSVKWQKELLKAVEIDTSQPPYVFKCQLYDLTGVPPERQKIMVKGGLLKDDADWSTVGLKQGQKLMMMGTADEVVKAPEKGPVFMEDLPEEEQVVSLGHSAGLFNLGNTCYMNSTVQCLHSVPELKSSLVKYSHSGRNNDVDQTSHMLTIATRDLFGELDKSVKPVAPMQFWTLLRKKYPQFGQLHNGVFMQQDAEECWTQLLYTLSQSLRSAGSSENIDTVKDLFGIDLASRIHCQESGEETSETESVYSLKCHISQEVNHLHEGLKHALKSELEKASPALGRSAIYLKESRINGLPRYLTIQFVRFFWKRESNQKAKILRKVDYPLELDVYDLCSDELRKQLEGPRQILRDEEGKKLGLKANGKSSSSKDDDVKMIDGEGSSNASGESTVTTSQEGVPSDKETRLTGIYDLVAVLTHKGRSADSGHYVAWVKQESGKWIEFDDDNPIPQREEDIVKLSGGGDWHMAYICMYKARTVSM; via the exons ATGTTGACAG TGAGTGTGAAATGGCAAAAGGAACTCTTGAAGGCTGTGGAAATTGATACCAGTCAGCCTCCATATGTTTTCAAATGCCAGTTGTACGATCTGACTGGAGTACCTCCTGAAAGGCAGAAAATTATGGTTAAAGGTGGCTTGTTGAAG GATGATGCAGATTGGTCAACAGTTGGTCTGAAGCAG GGTcaaaagttgatgatgatggGAACTGCTGATGAGGTTGTTAAAGCCCCAGAAAAGGGCCCTGTTTTTATGGAAGATCTTCCGGAAGAAGAACAAGTGGTATCTTTG GGTCATAGTGCTGGTCTATTTAATCTGGGAAATACCTGCTACATGAATTCTACAGTACAATGCCTCCATTCTGTTCCAGAGTTGAAGTCTTCTTTAGTAAA ATATTCACATTCAGGAAGAAACAATGATGTGGATCAGACTTCTCATATGTTGACAATTGCCACACGTGATTTATTTGGTGAACTTGATAAAAGTGTCAAGCCAGTTGCACCTATGCAATTTTGGACG TTGTTGCGTAAAAAGTATCCTCAATTCGGCCAGTTGCATAATGGTGTCTTCATGCAGcag GATGCTGAAGAGTGTTGGACACAACTTTTATACACCCTCTCTCAGTCTCTTCGATCAGCTGGTTCTAG TGAAAATATAGATACTGTAAAGGACCTTTTTGGTATTGACCTTGCAAGCAG GATTCATTGCCAAGAGAGTGGTGAAGAAACCTCTGAGACAGAATCGGTTTATTCACTTAAATGCCACATTTCGCAAGAAGTGAACCATTTACATGAAGGTCTAAAGCAT GCTTTGAAATCAGAACTGGAAAAGGCTTCTCCTGCCCTCGGGCGCAGTGCAATTTACTTGAAAGAGTCCCGAATTAATGGTTTACCAAG GTATTTGACTATTCAATTCGTTCGTTTTTTCTGGAAGAGGGAGTCAAATCAAAAGGCCAAGATATTGCGG AAAGTTGATTATCCACTGGAGTTGGATGTTTATGATCTATGTTCAGATGAACTTCGCAAACAATTGGAAGGTCCTCGTCAG ATCCTGAGGGATGAGGAAGGTAAAAAGCTCGGTCTGAAAGCTAATGGGAAAAGCTCCAGCTCAAAAGATGATGATGTCAAGATGATCGATGGAGAG GGGTCATCCAATGCAAGTGGAGAATCAACTGTGACAACATCTCAAGAAG GGGTTCCCTCTGACAAGGAAACACGTTTAACCGGGATTTATGATTTGGTTGCCGTGCTGACCCACAAGGGTCGAAGTGCCGATTCAGGGCATTATGTTGCGTGGGTTAAGCAAGAAAGCG GGAAATGGATCGAGTTTGACGATGATAACCCTATCCCGCAGCGAGAGGAAGACATTGTTAAACTTTCCGGAGGAG gTGATTGGCACATGGCATACATCTGCATGTACAAGGCACGCACTGTTTCAATGTAa
- the LOC107889096 gene encoding serine/threonine protein phosphatase 2A 55 kDa regulatory subunit B beta isoform isoform X3, translated as MKGGDEEVATPAGPPQPLDWKFSQVFGERIAGEEIQEVDIISAIEFDKTGDHLATGDRGGRVVLFERTDAKDHGLSRRDLERTDYPISRHPEFRYKTEFQSHEPEFDYLKSLEIEEKINKIRWCQTANSALFLLSTNDKTIKFWKVQEKKIKKISKIIADPSKAVGNGNVASSSNSNSPKPFPTNGVSPDRSCNHLGNDISFPPGGLPSLCLPVVTSQETNLVARCRRVYGHAHDYHINSISNNSDGETFISADDLRINLWNLEISNQSFNIVDLKPANMEDLTEVITSAEFHPAHCNMLAYSSSKGSIRLIDLRQSALCDSHAKLFEESEAPGSRSFFTEIIASISDIKFAKDGRYILSRDYMTLKLWDINMDSGPVATFQVHEYLRPKLCDLYENDSIFDKFECCLSGDGLRVATGSYSNLFRVFGCAPGSTEATTLEATKNPMRRQVQTPSRPSRSLNSITRVVRQAETLGVDANGNSLDFTTKLLHLAWHPTENLIACVAANSLYMYYA; from the exons ATGAAAGGAGGCGATGAGGAGGTCGCAACTCCGGCTGGCCCGCCACAGCCGTTGGATTGGAAATTTTCTCAGGTATTTGGTGAACGAATCGCTGGAGAAGAAATTCAAGAAG TTGATATTATTTCCGCAATTGAATTCGATAAAACTGGGGATCATCTTGCAACTGGTGACCGTGGGGGCCGTGTGGTTCTTTTTGAGAGGACAGATGCAAAGGAT CATGGTCTATCAAGAAGGGATCTAGAAAGAACGGATTATCCAATTAGTCGGCACCCTGAGTTCCGTTACAAGACAGAGTTCCAGAGCCATGAGCCTGAG tttGACTACCTCAAGAGCTTGGAAATAGAGGAAAAAATCAACAAAATCAGATGGTGCCAAACAGCCAATAGCGCACTGTTTCTCCTCTCCACCAATgataaaaccatcaaattttggAAG GTACAAGAAAAGAAGATcaagaaaatttctaaaattattgcTGACCCTTCGAAAGCTGTTGGAAATGGAAATGTTGCTAGTTCAAGTAATTCAAATAGCCCAAAACCTTTTCCTACAAATGGAGTCTCCCCCGACAGATCCTGCAACCATTTGGGCAATGACATCTCTTTCCCACCAGGAGGCCTTCCATCGCTATGTTTACCTGTG GTAACAAGTCAGGAGACCAACCTAGTGGCGAGATGTCGAAGAGTATATGGCCATGCTCATGATTATCATATCAACTCTATTTCAAATAACAG TGATGGCGAAACCTTTATATCAGCTGATGATTTGCGTATAAATCTTTGGAACCTGGAAATTAGCAATCAAAGTTTCAATATTGTTGATTTAAAGCCTGCAAACATGGAGGATCTAACTG AGGTTATAACATCAGCAGAGTTTCACCCTGCCCACTGTAATATGTTGGCATATAGTAGCTCAAAGGGCTCGATTCGCCTCATTGATTTGCGGCAATCAGCTTTGTGTGATTCTCATGCCAAATT GTTTGAAGAATCAGAGGCACCTGGTTCTAGATCGTTTTTTACAGAGATAATCGCCTCAATATCAGATATTAAATTTGCCAAGGATGGAAGATATATTCTCAGCCGTGATTACATGACTCTTAAG TTATGGGACATAAACATGGATTCGGGTCCAGTTGCAACATTCCAGGTTCACGAATATTTAAGACCAAAG TTGTGTGATTTGTATGAAAACGATTCAATCTTTGACAAATTTGAGTGTTGCCTAAGCGGTGATGGATTGCGAGTTGCGACAGGTTCCTACAG CAATCTATTCCGTGTATTTGGTTGTGCCCCTGGAAGCACTGAGGCAACGACTTTGGAAGCCACCAAAAATCCAATGAG GAGACAAGTTCAGACACCCTCAAGGCCTTCCAGATCCCTAAACAGCATAACACGTGTTGTACGACAAG CAGAAACCCTCGGAGTTGATGCAAATGGAAACTCTCTTGATTTCACGACAAAGTTGCTGCACTTAGCGTGGCACCCCACCGAAAACTTGATAGCTTGTGTTGCTGCTAACAGCTTGTACATGTACTATGCATAA